In Eriocheir sinensis breed Jianghai 21 chromosome 8, ASM2467909v1, whole genome shotgun sequence, the following proteins share a genomic window:
- the LOC126995551 gene encoding uncharacterized protein LOC126995551 isoform X3, protein MCAQEHGLTSEQLLLASRLLEKQYEEWNELGLPISLQPRSTGPKARSSKSNRDLKDPDIAMAVALSRSIADEKMESRLSREEKLVALGLENIVEEDRKVSPLLLPPPDSDNRLKKRGKGRKGRSQLQKTVLATRSVGERERMISEKVAVILTSEDTSRSGWQHGEPKERSGNLTSVTSKECQLWEIARGSADEPLQSFYVRELEPYIEVKEATIGNLLKKLSQIPGRLNTTALHALDEESESECEMEEATSIEEFCTQMALAGLLGSQEDLDITTEMDWEETAEGTGSQGFIISSLGNKAQDNSDSSFCKVSRNVHVVEDVENSPGDLTEVYNAEEDCVTFKENCDHRNKEEIPQTTKGSLESVISVQPLLTEYCELEKGTSLSDNMSSDYPVNSEEKRETQKIKPFIDIPLSQSECNNDTTSKGSCNFIHTNADLKEWEGTEKQPKYSSLLSSKYGLENVSVSPTSKCNEDKDKDLATSGIRSNSKISTSLFGRKESYSSSKTGMVPEYKIVTSPLKEGILANNQVSNFTSECMIQTLIQNWNDLLKSGIESDVTIATLEGIFVKAHSLVLLARCPQLYKESKEHGKFIKWNKVPQKAVHKFLSYLYTGTCEITTPGDPLWIELYDIGLKYDCKELVSYMELLYKAKNSPVKSKIPVVHPEKDKGPLLLDKELDKATEKSRKTQVKCLEKKSRNERNLMYSKSNSVSSMAVDADKTFNVELKCTNHNDEKDHKQNESSYANKILQVCQKSVHEKQDKIECLVEFQREQSPDLFDDSPCSEKSFVISPVLNSPPLKVIPHYSSSMEIDQLEPEESKGVSNVPPKTTSPCKSVSSLGDRENMEIFSDSPLKGDSDIPDVRSVDTESKAKSSLPPAHDKCKIGDDDNDVIDLTQSGSKSNSEECVLDLPSVSKCQAETEQHSYMDKVGSMEDRNEDHESASDTLHNHYISNIWDDFDANSSITIAEELHSTSDKLSANNKSSINGPDLHLSIDAQSSSHGREPTYFANYEDHQKDKYSDKEVPTKETKFDVSPEAIRETSFVEFLEEHSGDEIFANAAAEIEKLDAVSESRLKTKSTSSTSAHPSYSLASTPHQNRNAKMNRVTPRPDYSKMKSPELKKELQKFGICALGRRKAVAVLQHVYEQTHPLVTDSEAESSFSQTPLKNSGGPKLQKIQVRKSRKCGSSPEMQNSEKYNLVEKEIEIDCDKAVHESESDPEEEEDGLLNSSLTSTSSSGGSDGGIFGDVASPDADEDILSSTQQAGLINQVQEILTSRTDLHRKVLLYEPIFVEDLHAILKANRIRCSMQALLDVLDELCVIVRTQANQKNRGRTKSSKKRRINSPQKSTQLEAT, encoded by the exons ATGTGTGCCCAGGAGCATGGATTAACATCAGAACAGCTTCTTTTGGCCTCAAGACTACTGGAGAAGCAGTACGAGGAATGGAATGAATTAGGGCTCCCCATTTCTTTGCAGCCCCGTAGCACAGGACCAAAA GCACGCAGTTCAAAGTCTAACAGAGACCTAAAGGATCCTGATATAGCTATGGCTGTTGCACTGTCTCGCTCCATTGCCGACGAGAAAATGGAATCCAGGCTTTCAAGAGAGGAAAAGCTGGTTGCTCTGGGTTTGGAAAATATTGTTGAAGAGGACAGGAAAGTCAGCCCATTGTTACTACCACCTCCAGATTCGG acaATCGactgaagaaaaggggaaagggccGAAAAGGACGTTCTCAGCTTCAAAAGACTGTGCTAGCAACACGCtctgtgggagagagggaaaggatgatcAGTGAAAAAGTTGCTGTAATTCTAACATCTGAAGACACGTCAAGAAGTGGATGGCAACATGGTGAACCTAAAGAAAGGTCTGGAAACCTCACCTCCGTAACAAGCAAG GAGTGTCAACTTTGGGAGATTGCTAGGGGCAGTGCAGATGAACCCCTTCAGAGTTTCTATGTGCGTGAACTAGAGCCATACATAGAAGTTAAAGAGGCAACCATTGGCAACCTTTTGAAGAAACTCTCACAAATCCCAGGTCGCCTCAATACAACTGCCCTGCATGCTTTAGATGAG GAGTCAGAATCTGAATGTGAAATGGAGGAAGCTACAAGCATAGAAGAGTTCTGTACTCAGATGGCCTTAGCTGGACTCCTAGGGTCTCAGGAAGATTTGGACATTACGACAGAAATGGATTGGGAGGAGACAGCTGAAGGGACGGGAAGTCAGGGCTTCATCATATCCAGTCTTGGAAATAAAGCCCAAGATAATTCAGATTCTAGTTTCTGTAAAGTAAGTAGAAATGTTCATGTAGTGGAAGATGTGGAAAACAGTCCTGGTGATCTAACAGAAGTATACAATGCTGAAGAAGACTGTGTGACATTTAAAGAAAACTGTGATcatagaaataaggaagaaataccTCAAACAACAAAGGGATCTTTAGAATCGGTCATATCAGTTCAACCTCTACTCACTGAATATTGTGAATTGGAAAAGGGAACCTCTCTCTCAGATAATATGAGTTCTGATTATCCTGTTAATtctgaggaaaaaagagagacccAGAAAATTAAACCGTTCATTGATATTCCTCTAAGCCAATCTGAATGTAACAACGATACAACAAGTAAAGGTTCATGCAACTTTATTCACACAAACGCAGATCTAAAGGAATGGGAAGGTACGGAGAAACAGCCAAAATATAGTTCTTTACTCTCCTCAAAGTATGGTTTAGAGAATGTTTCTGTATCTCCTACAAGCAAGTGtaatgaagataaagataaagatttGGCAACTTCAGGAATAAGATCTAATAGCAAAATTTCAACATCCCTGTTTGGTAGAAAGGAGAGCTACAGTTCTTCAAAGACTGGGATGGTACCTGAATATAAAATAGTCACAAGTCCTTTAAAAGAGGGAATACTTGCAAACAATCAAGTTAGTAATTTTACAAGTGAGTGTATGATACAGACATTGATTCAAAACTGGAATGATCTTCTGAAGAGTGGCATAGAAAGCGATGTCACCATTGCAACCTTAGAAGGCATCTTTGTGAAAGCCCATTCTCTTGTCCTCCTGGCAAGATGTCCACAACTTTATAAGGAAAGTAAGGAACATGGAAAGTTTATCAAGTGGAATAAGGTACCACAAAAAGCTGTTCACAAATTTCTTTCATACCTTTATACAGGAACATGTGAAATAACAACTCCTGGCGACCCATTATGGATTGAATTGTATGATATTGGTCTCAAGTATGACTGCAAAGAACTTGTATCATACATGGAACTTTTATACAAAGCTAAGAATAGTCCAGTGAAAAGCAAGATCCCTGTTGTGCATccagaaaaagataaaggacCTTTGCTATTGGATAAAGAACTTGACAAAGCTACAGAAAAATCAAGGAAAACACAGGTCAAATGcttggaaaaaaaatcaagaaatgaaagaaatttaATGTATTCAAAAAGTAATTCAGTTTCATCTATGGCTGTGGATGCAGACAAAACTTTCAATGTTGAATTGAAATGTACTAACCATAATGATGAAAAAGATCATAAACAAAATGAAAGTTCTTATGCAAACAAAATCTTGCAAGTTTGCCAAAAATCTGTCCATGAGAAACAAGACAAAATTGAATGTCTTGTGGAATTTCAGAGAGAACAGTCACCAGATTTATTTGATGACTCTCCATGCTCTGAGAAAAGTTTTGTAATTTCACCAGTACTGAATTCACCTCCACTAAAAGTCATCCCACACTACTCTTCTAGTATGGAAATTGACCAACTAGAACCAGAAGAATCAAAAGGGGTTTCAAATGTACCACCCAAAACAACCTCTCCATGTAAATCAGTTTCATCATTGGGAGACAGAGAAAACATGGAGATTTTTTCCGATTCTCCACTGAAAGGTGACTCAGATATCCCAGATGTGAGGTCAGTTGATACAGAGTCCAAAGCAAAGTCTTCTCTGCCACCAGCACATGATAAATGTAAGataggtgatgatgataatgatgtcaTTGACTTAACACAAAGTGGCTCAAAGAGCAATTCGGAAGAATGTGTGTTAGATCTTCCTAGTGTTAGTAAGTGCCAAGCAGAGACTGAACAGCACAGTTATATGGACAAGGTGGGCAGTATGGAGGATAGAAATGAAGACCATGAGTCAGCAAGTGACACATTACACAATCATTACATTAGTAATATCTGGGATGACTTTGATGCAAATTCTTCCATAACAATCGCTGAAGAGCTACATTCCACCTCTGATAAACTGTCAGCcaataataaaagtagtattaATGGACCTGATTTACATCTCTCAATTGATGCACAGTCCAGTAGCCATGGAAGAGAACCCACATATTTTGCTAATTATGAGGATCATCAGAAAGACAAATACAGTGACAAAGAAGTACCAACTAAAGAGACCAAATTTGATGTATCTCCTGAAGCCATTAGAGAAACCAGTTTTGTGGAATTCCTAGAGGAACATTCTGGTGATGAAATTTTTGCAAATGCAGCAGCAGAAATTGAAAAGCTCGATGCTGTCAGTGAATCAAGACTTAAGACAAAGTCTACGTCATCAACATCTGCCCATCCATCTTATTCACTTGCTTCAACACCTCATCAGAATCGCAATGCCAAAATGAATAGAGTTACTCCGAGGCCAGATTACAGCAAGATGAAGTCACCTGAACTGAAG AAAGAGTTGCAGAAGTTTGGCATATGTGCCCTGGGGCGCAGAAAAGCAGTGGCAGTGCTACAGCACGTATATGAACAGACTCATCCTCTAGTTACTGACAGTGAGGCAGAATCCAGCTTCTCCCAAACTCCTTTGAAAAATTCTG GTGGACCAAAATTACAGAAGATTCAagtgagaaaaagtagaaaatgtgGGTCTTCACCAGAAATGCAAAACTCAGAGAAGTATAACCTTGTGGAAAAAGAGATTGAGATTGATTGTGATAAAGCAGTGCATGAGAGTGAAAGCGacccagaggaagaggaggatggtctCCTGAATTCTTCATTGACATCTACTAGCAG CTCTGGAGGTTCAGATGGAGGCATCTTTGGAGATGTTGCTTCACCAGATGCAGATGAGGACATTCTTTCTTCTACACAACAAG CTGGCCTTATAAATCAGGTGCAGGAAATCCTCACTAGCAGAACTGACCTGCATAGAAAAGTGCTGTTGTATGAGCCAATCTTTGTGGAGGACCTGCATGCCATTCTTAAAGCTAACAGAATAAGGTGCAGCATGCAAGCTTTACTGGATGTTTTAGATGAATTG TGTGTCATTGTACGAACACAAGCCAATCAGAAGAATAGAGGTCGAACGAAATcatcaaagaaaagaagaataaattcaCCCCAAAAAAGCACCCAGTTAGAGGCTACATAG
- the LOC126995551 gene encoding uncharacterized protein LOC126995551 isoform X1, giving the protein MSAGRKLFRKRGRKTFEEGSLDVSDDFQEATTHFRLPKRLLVSKSQENPKKNKPKHDTQEASLSCRKTLSSERSLNVPQPNSDPVKLGSETLNENSDLQEIEKSLCAESEKLCPSCKLIVPCNVFADHFKECLQKYKLTKDGHAKQFHVSGREEKTSEQEKPQPVLPCPVCKKDFKSRTQRILHSKMCAQEHGLTSEQLLLASRLLEKQYEEWNELGLPISLQPRSTGPKARSSKSNRDLKDPDIAMAVALSRSIADEKMESRLSREEKLVALGLENIVEEDRKVSPLLLPPPDSDNRLKKRGKGRKGRSQLQKTVLATRSVGERERMISEKVAVILTSEDTSRSGWQHGEPKERSGNLTSVTSKECQLWEIARGSADEPLQSFYVRELEPYIEVKEATIGNLLKKLSQIPGRLNTTALHALDEESESECEMEEATSIEEFCTQMALAGLLGSQEDLDITTEMDWEETAEGTGSQGFIISSLGNKAQDNSDSSFCKVSRNVHVVEDVENSPGDLTEVYNAEEDCVTFKENCDHRNKEEIPQTTKGSLESVISVQPLLTEYCELEKGTSLSDNMSSDYPVNSEEKRETQKIKPFIDIPLSQSECNNDTTSKGSCNFIHTNADLKEWEGTEKQPKYSSLLSSKYGLENVSVSPTSKCNEDKDKDLATSGIRSNSKISTSLFGRKESYSSSKTGMVPEYKIVTSPLKEGILANNQVSNFTSECMIQTLIQNWNDLLKSGIESDVTIATLEGIFVKAHSLVLLARCPQLYKESKEHGKFIKWNKVPQKAVHKFLSYLYTGTCEITTPGDPLWIELYDIGLKYDCKELVSYMELLYKAKNSPVKSKIPVVHPEKDKGPLLLDKELDKATEKSRKTQVKCLEKKSRNERNLMYSKSNSVSSMAVDADKTFNVELKCTNHNDEKDHKQNESSYANKILQVCQKSVHEKQDKIECLVEFQREQSPDLFDDSPCSEKSFVISPVLNSPPLKVIPHYSSSMEIDQLEPEESKGVSNVPPKTTSPCKSVSSLGDRENMEIFSDSPLKGDSDIPDVRSVDTESKAKSSLPPAHDKCKIGDDDNDVIDLTQSGSKSNSEECVLDLPSVSKCQAETEQHSYMDKVGSMEDRNEDHESASDTLHNHYISNIWDDFDANSSITIAEELHSTSDKLSANNKSSINGPDLHLSIDAQSSSHGREPTYFANYEDHQKDKYSDKEVPTKETKFDVSPEAIRETSFVEFLEEHSGDEIFANAAAEIEKLDAVSESRLKTKSTSSTSAHPSYSLASTPHQNRNAKMNRVTPRPDYSKMKSPELKKELQKFGICALGRRKAVAVLQHVYEQTHPLVTDSEAESSFSQTPLKNSGGPKLQKIQVRKSRKCGSSPEMQNSEKYNLVEKEIEIDCDKAVHESESDPEEEEDGLLNSSLTSTSSSGGSDGGIFGDVASPDADEDILSSTQQAGLINQVQEILTSRTDLHRKVLLYEPIFVEDLHAILKANRIRCSMQALLDVLDELCVIVRTQANQKNRGRTKSSKKRRINSPQKSTQLEAT; this is encoded by the exons ATGAGTGCTGGTAGAAAATTGTTTcgtaaaagggggaggaagacttTTGAAGAAGGTTCTCTGGATGTTTCTGATGACTTTCAAGAGGCTACCACACACTTCAG GCTTCCAAAAAGACTACTGGTCAGCAAATCACAAGAGAACCCAAAGAAGAATAAACCCAAGCATGATACACAAGAGGCTTCACTGTCTTGCAGAAAAACATTATCAAGTGAGAGAAGTTTGAATGTTCCTCAGCCTAACTCTGATCCAGTAAAGCTAGGGAGTGAGACATTAAATGAGAATAGTGACCTTCAAGAAATTGAAAAATCATTGTGTGCTGAGTCTGAAAAGCTGTGTCCTTCATGCAAGCTGATTGTGCCTTGTAATGTGTTCGCTGATCATTTTAAAGAATGCTTACAAAAATATAAACTAACTAAAGATGGACATGCAAAACAGTTTCATGTATCTGGTAGAGAGGAAAAGACAAGTGAACAGGAGAAGCCACAACCAGTACTGCCCTGTCCTGTGTGCAAGAAG GACTTTAAATCAAGAACTCAACGAATACTCCACAGTAAGATGTGTGCCCAGGAGCATGGATTAACATCAGAACAGCTTCTTTTGGCCTCAAGACTACTGGAGAAGCAGTACGAGGAATGGAATGAATTAGGGCTCCCCATTTCTTTGCAGCCCCGTAGCACAGGACCAAAA GCACGCAGTTCAAAGTCTAACAGAGACCTAAAGGATCCTGATATAGCTATGGCTGTTGCACTGTCTCGCTCCATTGCCGACGAGAAAATGGAATCCAGGCTTTCAAGAGAGGAAAAGCTGGTTGCTCTGGGTTTGGAAAATATTGTTGAAGAGGACAGGAAAGTCAGCCCATTGTTACTACCACCTCCAGATTCGG acaATCGactgaagaaaaggggaaagggccGAAAAGGACGTTCTCAGCTTCAAAAGACTGTGCTAGCAACACGCtctgtgggagagagggaaaggatgatcAGTGAAAAAGTTGCTGTAATTCTAACATCTGAAGACACGTCAAGAAGTGGATGGCAACATGGTGAACCTAAAGAAAGGTCTGGAAACCTCACCTCCGTAACAAGCAAG GAGTGTCAACTTTGGGAGATTGCTAGGGGCAGTGCAGATGAACCCCTTCAGAGTTTCTATGTGCGTGAACTAGAGCCATACATAGAAGTTAAAGAGGCAACCATTGGCAACCTTTTGAAGAAACTCTCACAAATCCCAGGTCGCCTCAATACAACTGCCCTGCATGCTTTAGATGAG GAGTCAGAATCTGAATGTGAAATGGAGGAAGCTACAAGCATAGAAGAGTTCTGTACTCAGATGGCCTTAGCTGGACTCCTAGGGTCTCAGGAAGATTTGGACATTACGACAGAAATGGATTGGGAGGAGACAGCTGAAGGGACGGGAAGTCAGGGCTTCATCATATCCAGTCTTGGAAATAAAGCCCAAGATAATTCAGATTCTAGTTTCTGTAAAGTAAGTAGAAATGTTCATGTAGTGGAAGATGTGGAAAACAGTCCTGGTGATCTAACAGAAGTATACAATGCTGAAGAAGACTGTGTGACATTTAAAGAAAACTGTGATcatagaaataaggaagaaataccTCAAACAACAAAGGGATCTTTAGAATCGGTCATATCAGTTCAACCTCTACTCACTGAATATTGTGAATTGGAAAAGGGAACCTCTCTCTCAGATAATATGAGTTCTGATTATCCTGTTAATtctgaggaaaaaagagagacccAGAAAATTAAACCGTTCATTGATATTCCTCTAAGCCAATCTGAATGTAACAACGATACAACAAGTAAAGGTTCATGCAACTTTATTCACACAAACGCAGATCTAAAGGAATGGGAAGGTACGGAGAAACAGCCAAAATATAGTTCTTTACTCTCCTCAAAGTATGGTTTAGAGAATGTTTCTGTATCTCCTACAAGCAAGTGtaatgaagataaagataaagatttGGCAACTTCAGGAATAAGATCTAATAGCAAAATTTCAACATCCCTGTTTGGTAGAAAGGAGAGCTACAGTTCTTCAAAGACTGGGATGGTACCTGAATATAAAATAGTCACAAGTCCTTTAAAAGAGGGAATACTTGCAAACAATCAAGTTAGTAATTTTACAAGTGAGTGTATGATACAGACATTGATTCAAAACTGGAATGATCTTCTGAAGAGTGGCATAGAAAGCGATGTCACCATTGCAACCTTAGAAGGCATCTTTGTGAAAGCCCATTCTCTTGTCCTCCTGGCAAGATGTCCACAACTTTATAAGGAAAGTAAGGAACATGGAAAGTTTATCAAGTGGAATAAGGTACCACAAAAAGCTGTTCACAAATTTCTTTCATACCTTTATACAGGAACATGTGAAATAACAACTCCTGGCGACCCATTATGGATTGAATTGTATGATATTGGTCTCAAGTATGACTGCAAAGAACTTGTATCATACATGGAACTTTTATACAAAGCTAAGAATAGTCCAGTGAAAAGCAAGATCCCTGTTGTGCATccagaaaaagataaaggacCTTTGCTATTGGATAAAGAACTTGACAAAGCTACAGAAAAATCAAGGAAAACACAGGTCAAATGcttggaaaaaaaatcaagaaatgaaagaaatttaATGTATTCAAAAAGTAATTCAGTTTCATCTATGGCTGTGGATGCAGACAAAACTTTCAATGTTGAATTGAAATGTACTAACCATAATGATGAAAAAGATCATAAACAAAATGAAAGTTCTTATGCAAACAAAATCTTGCAAGTTTGCCAAAAATCTGTCCATGAGAAACAAGACAAAATTGAATGTCTTGTGGAATTTCAGAGAGAACAGTCACCAGATTTATTTGATGACTCTCCATGCTCTGAGAAAAGTTTTGTAATTTCACCAGTACTGAATTCACCTCCACTAAAAGTCATCCCACACTACTCTTCTAGTATGGAAATTGACCAACTAGAACCAGAAGAATCAAAAGGGGTTTCAAATGTACCACCCAAAACAACCTCTCCATGTAAATCAGTTTCATCATTGGGAGACAGAGAAAACATGGAGATTTTTTCCGATTCTCCACTGAAAGGTGACTCAGATATCCCAGATGTGAGGTCAGTTGATACAGAGTCCAAAGCAAAGTCTTCTCTGCCACCAGCACATGATAAATGTAAGataggtgatgatgataatgatgtcaTTGACTTAACACAAAGTGGCTCAAAGAGCAATTCGGAAGAATGTGTGTTAGATCTTCCTAGTGTTAGTAAGTGCCAAGCAGAGACTGAACAGCACAGTTATATGGACAAGGTGGGCAGTATGGAGGATAGAAATGAAGACCATGAGTCAGCAAGTGACACATTACACAATCATTACATTAGTAATATCTGGGATGACTTTGATGCAAATTCTTCCATAACAATCGCTGAAGAGCTACATTCCACCTCTGATAAACTGTCAGCcaataataaaagtagtattaATGGACCTGATTTACATCTCTCAATTGATGCACAGTCCAGTAGCCATGGAAGAGAACCCACATATTTTGCTAATTATGAGGATCATCAGAAAGACAAATACAGTGACAAAGAAGTACCAACTAAAGAGACCAAATTTGATGTATCTCCTGAAGCCATTAGAGAAACCAGTTTTGTGGAATTCCTAGAGGAACATTCTGGTGATGAAATTTTTGCAAATGCAGCAGCAGAAATTGAAAAGCTCGATGCTGTCAGTGAATCAAGACTTAAGACAAAGTCTACGTCATCAACATCTGCCCATCCATCTTATTCACTTGCTTCAACACCTCATCAGAATCGCAATGCCAAAATGAATAGAGTTACTCCGAGGCCAGATTACAGCAAGATGAAGTCACCTGAACTGAAG AAAGAGTTGCAGAAGTTTGGCATATGTGCCCTGGGGCGCAGAAAAGCAGTGGCAGTGCTACAGCACGTATATGAACAGACTCATCCTCTAGTTACTGACAGTGAGGCAGAATCCAGCTTCTCCCAAACTCCTTTGAAAAATTCTG GTGGACCAAAATTACAGAAGATTCAagtgagaaaaagtagaaaatgtgGGTCTTCACCAGAAATGCAAAACTCAGAGAAGTATAACCTTGTGGAAAAAGAGATTGAGATTGATTGTGATAAAGCAGTGCATGAGAGTGAAAGCGacccagaggaagaggaggatggtctCCTGAATTCTTCATTGACATCTACTAGCAG CTCTGGAGGTTCAGATGGAGGCATCTTTGGAGATGTTGCTTCACCAGATGCAGATGAGGACATTCTTTCTTCTACACAACAAG CTGGCCTTATAAATCAGGTGCAGGAAATCCTCACTAGCAGAACTGACCTGCATAGAAAAGTGCTGTTGTATGAGCCAATCTTTGTGGAGGACCTGCATGCCATTCTTAAAGCTAACAGAATAAGGTGCAGCATGCAAGCTTTACTGGATGTTTTAGATGAATTG TGTGTCATTGTACGAACACAAGCCAATCAGAAGAATAGAGGTCGAACGAAATcatcaaagaaaagaagaataaattcaCCCCAAAAAAGCACCCAGTTAGAGGCTACATAG